tgtgtgtgtctgcacgcCAACTCTCCCATCTGTTGTGGCGATCGTTTTACATTTCACAGATGGATGTTTCTCTGTGCTCATTGGTTGTCTGCAGGCCAGACAGGTGCGGGGAACAACTGGGCCAAAGGTCACTACACGGAGGGGGCGGAGCTGGTGGACGCGGTCCTGGACATAGTGAGGAAGGAGTGTGAGCACTGCGACTGTCTCCAGGTGAAGGTTTTAACTtcttacatgtacagtatgtgtctgagGTATAGAGCTCATTGGCTGGTTGAACCTGgctttatcagaatcagaatcacatTTATTGGCCATGTATACTTACatatacattcaacaaatagtaatatagacacatactgtacaatagagacaacaataggatacatataggcacatatcaacataatatacaaaaatacaagacataatatcaagacaagtacacatggagtgggatgtaaagtgcaaaaagtaagtagtgtgcaagatgcaaaTTGCATGTTATGTATTCATATTTCAGTAGGTAACATTTGTAGTGGTCCCAAAGATCCCATGCCAGTTAGTTTGTTATGAATAAGAAATGGTAAGAGCAGGGGCGAGTCTAGGATCAGAGCTTTAGGGGGGCCTGGCACCCTTTGTAAAAcatcttttaaacattattgtACTGTGCTAACTGTGCATTTTGACATCATTTTACAGCACCGTGGTAGGGGGAAACACTGAGTTATGTAACGACATAGACACCAATACTGTATTTTTGAGACTTTAACGCTGAGCCACAGGACCATTACTACAAAGATGAAGCTGCATAACAAATGAAATCAGATATCAATCTATGGAAAAGCAGACATTTtcaaatatctctctctcttctgtctctctctcgctccctctctctctctctctctctctctctctctctgtctctctctctctctctctctctctctctctctctctctctctctctctctctctctctctctctctctctctctctctctctctgtctctctgtctctctctgtctctctctctctctctctctctctctctctctctctctctctgtctctctctctctctctctctctctctctctctctctgtctctctctctctctctctctgtctctctctccctctctctctgtctctctctctctctctgtctctctccctctctctccctctctctctctctctctctgtctctctctctctctctctctctctctctctctctctccctctctctctctccctctctctctctctctctctctctgtctctctccctctctctccctctctctgtctctctctctgtctctctctccctctctctgtctctctctctctctctctgtctctctctctctctgtctctctctctctctctctctctctctctctctctctctctctctctctctctctgtctctctctctctctctctctctctctctccgtctctctctctctgtctctctctctctctgtctctctctccctctctctctctctcgtctctctgtctctctctctctctctctgtctctctctctctccgtctctctctctctctctctctctctctctctctctctctctctctctgtctctctgtctctctctctgctctctctctctctctctctctctgtctctctctctctccgtctctctctgtctctctctctctctctctctctctctctctctctctctctctctctgtctctctctcctctctctctctctgtctctctctctgtctctctctctctctctctctctctctctctctctctctccctctctctctctctctgtctctctgtctctctgtctctctctctctctctctgtctctccctctctctgtctctctctctccctctctctctctctctctctctctctctctctctctctctctctctctctctctctctctctctctctctctctctctctctctctctctctctctctctctctctctctctctctgtctctctctctctctctctctctctccctctctccctctctctctctctctctctccctgtctctctctctccgtctctctctctctctctctctctctctctctctccctctctctctctctctctctccgtctctctctctctctctctctctctctctccctctctctctctccctctctctgtgcctGCAGGGTTTCCAGCTCACTCACTCTCTGGGGGGGGGCACCGGCTCAGGGATGGGCACCCTTCTGATCAGCAAGATCCGGGAGGAGTACCCCGACCGGATCATGAACACCTTCAGCGTCATGCCCTCGCCCAAGGTATCAACacacggagggagggagggagggctgGACAACCTTTAATATTAGTAAAGGCAGCATTATTCTGAATTTTAACTCCACAAACCAACCTTCCTGTAACCCTTTTACCTCTCCTCCTTCTTGACATTACAATATAAATAagtatatataaatgtgtaaagattacaaccggttcatataaaaaaaatgctgaatgGCGATACAGTTTTTAAACGTCCTAGGGCGTAATGTACTttagatttcacttgtttgCCTTCACTTCAGTGTCatttgataagaggacacatctgttgttcTGAATCGAACAGtgaggcgaagtccctccccttccggtggaccgcCATTGGACCTTAAttcggaaaaaatatgaactgtagtgaacggggagagactgattatttttttatcccgTTTTGAactgagccatggattacaaatatgatgttcgtccgtttaaaagatcatttggcaacagaagaaagtctcagtttgtcgtagtaccacttaagtacggtggccctgaagtgcaaaacacaacaacaaatagaaaaacacgacagcaaatatgaaaacacaacaacaaataggaaaacacgacaacaaatatgaaaacacgacaacaaataggaaaacatgacagcaaataggaaaacacgacagcaaatatgaaaacacgacaacaaataggaaaacacgacagcaaatatgaaaacacgacaacaaataggaaaacacgacaacaaataggaaaacacgacagcaaatatgaaaacacgacaacaaacatgaaaacacgacaacaaataggaaaacacttcaataaatcataaaacacaacggcattaacttctaccgtaaaggtagggcctatctagcagaggacggagcctcctgattggacagacagactgtctgtcttttaacaggaaggagaggtgaaaaacacggaaaagcgcctacttttaacagagagacagtccgtctgtccaatcaggaggctccgtcctctgctagataggccctacctttacggtagaagttaatgctgtcgtgttttcatatttgctgtcgtgttttcctatatgttgtcgtgtttttctttttgctgttgtgttttcctatttgttgtcgtgttttcatatttgctgtcgtgttttcctatttgctgtcgtgttttcatatttgctgtcgtgttttcatatttgctgtcgtgttttcctatttgttgtcgtgttttcatatttgctgtcgtgttttcatatttgctgtcgtgttttcatatttgttgtcgtgttttcatatttgccgtcgtgttgtcgtgttttcctatttgccgttgtgatttgcacttcagggccaccgtacttaAGGCCTCTTTATAGTCGCCGTTCCTGATCCTGTCGCGcgacaatgtgacgtcaaaatgacgtagatctcgctgggtGCGACACGACAAAGCACGGTacacgacaaagcggaaacaggaagcatgggcGAGTTCGAGGGCAAGCTTTCCGAGCAAGTGGGCCAATAGCGACTGTATTCTGACTGGTACCGggtgccaggactctcagagtgactgcaggtctctcttgtaaacttactgggttaagatgagttattttatggtgaatgaaaggcttgatcccaccaagtagctcatcaaatcgttgtgcagacattctgaaGTATTGAAAGTGCTTCGCCCTAAACGcccctgcgccaggcgcttcacgccgtgcgcttacaTCGTTATAATAGGGTCCTAAGTTGTGACGTGTTGTACAACCGTTGGCTACGTGTCTACAGATTACGAGCTACGCTGAAACAGAAAAGACGAACGGAACGGAGCCAAAAAAGAGAGGAGCTGAAATTACAGTAaagtaggaaaaaaacaaacgttGCTAATGGAAAGtctgattggctagtaactttaaaggtcccatggcatgaaaatgtcactttatgaggttttttaacattaatctcagttcccccagcctgcctctggtcccccagtggctagaaatggtgataggtgtaaagatatttcagatacagcattaggggaccactaaggtctatataaaagagacttcagatacagtattaggggaccactaaggtctatataaaagagacttcagatacagtattaggggaccactaagatctatataaaagagacttcagatacagtattaggggaccactaaggcctatataaagagacttcagatacagtattaggggaccactaaggtctatataaaagagacttcagatacagtattaggggaccactaaggtctatataaaagagacttcagatacagtattaggggaccactaaggtctatataaaagagacttcagatacagtattaggggaccactaaggtctatataaaagagacttcagatacagtattaggggaccactaaggtctatataaaagagacttcagatacagtattaggggaccactaaggcctatattaAAGCATCCAAAgcgcaccatgtcatgggacctttaaaaatctACTCCCCATGTTGGCTGGCGatcaaaaaagtaaatttaaaaCCCAGGTTACATCCCTAATCCCATGTGATCTTGTTCTGACCCCTCAGGTGTCGGACACGGTGGTGGAGCCGTACAACGCCACGCTGTCGGTCCACCAGCTGGTCGAGAACACAGACGAGACGTACTGCATCGACAACGAGGCACTCTACGACATCTGCTTCCGCACTCTCAAACTCACCACGCCCACCTACGGCGACCTCAACCACCTGGTGTCGGCCACCATGAGCGGCGTGACCACGTCGCTCCGTTTCCCCGGCCAGCTCAATGCCGATCTCCGCAAGCTGGCCGTCAACATGGTGCCGTTCCCGCGCCTCCACTTCTTCATGCCGGGGTTCGCTCCGCTGACGGCGCGCGGCAGCCAGCAGTACCGAGCGCTGACCGTTCCCGAGCTCACGCAGCAGATGTTCGACGCCAGGAATATGATGGCGGCGTGCGACCCACGACACGGGCGATACCTCACCGTCGCCACTGTCTTCCGCGGGCCCATGTCCATGAAGGAAGTGGACGAGCAGATGCTGAACGTGCAGAACAAGAACAGCAGCTACTTCGTAGAGTGGATACCCAATAACGTTAAAGTGGCGGTCTGCGATATCGCTCCCCGGGGGCTCAAGATGGCCGCCACTTTTATCGGCAACAGCACGGCCATCCAGGAGCTGTTCAAGCGCATCTCGGAGCAGTTCTCCGCCATGTTCCGCCGAAAGGCTTTCCTGCACTGGTTCACGGGCGAGGGTATGGACGAGATGGAGTTCACGGAGGCGGAGAGCAACATGAACGACCTGGTGTCCGAGTACCAGCAGTACCAGGACGCCACGGCCAATGACGGCGATGAGAACTTTGAGGACGACGAGGACGAGATCGTCGAGTAAGGACACCAAACACGCCCGGTAAAACTCTGAGAGAACACCGGTAGAGTTATAACGGgaaaaagtgactttatttgGGACTTGACTCAACTAAGGACTCGACTTGGCTTGACATAACTTGTGACTTGCCCAAAAACATTTAGGGCCCTATGTTGCACCCTGCACGCcgcaaagcccaacgcaagtgtctttgttagtttaagaccaacgcagttgtcaatttcccgttcagcacccacgtcgtttaaaggtgctctatgcgatgtcacgtgttttttaggcacccaacatcgcttagagcacctttaaattgcaaatgcacctgcgcccatctgtggcccatgggcgtgctggtcttacagggaggtgtgttcaggtgcattctgggcgtgctggtcttacagggaggtgtgttcaggtgcattctgggcgtgctggtcttacagggagatgtgttcaggtgctttctggacgtgctggtcttacagggaggtgtgttcaggtgcattctgggcgtgctggtcttacagggaggtgtgttcaggtgcattttgggcatgctggtct
Above is a window of Sander vitreus isolate 19-12246 chromosome 14, sanVit1, whole genome shotgun sequence DNA encoding:
- the tubb6 gene encoding tubulin, beta 6 class V isoform X2, with translation MREIVHIQAGQCGNQIGTKFWEVISDEHGIDPAGSYVGDSSLQLDRINVYYNEASSHKYVPRSVLVDLEPGTMDSVRSGAFGQLFRPDNFIFGQTGAGNNWAKGHYTEGAELVDAVLDIVRKECEHCDCLQGFQLTHSLGGGTGSGMGTLLISKIREEYPDRIMNTFSVMPSPKVSDTVVEPYNATLSVHQLVENTDETYCIDNEALYDICFRTLKLTTPTYGDLNHLVSATMSGVTTSLRFPGQLNADLRKLAVNMVPFPRLHFFMPGFAPLTARGSQQYRALTVPELTQQMFDARNMMAACDPRHGRYLTVATVFRGPMSMKEVDEQMLNVQNKNSSYFVEWIPNNVKVAVCDIAPRGLKMAATFIGNSTAIQELFKRISEQFSAMFRRKAFLHWFTGEGMDEMEFTEAESNMNDLVSEYQQYQDATANDGDENFEDDEDEIVE
- the tubb6 gene encoding tubulin, beta 6 class V isoform X1, with amino-acid sequence MREIVHIQAGQCGNQIGTKFWEVISDEHGIDPAGSYVGDSSLQLDRINVYYNEASSHKYVPRSVLVDLEPGTMDSVRSGAFGQLFRPDNFIFGQTGAGNNWAKGHYTEGAELVDAVLDIVRKECEHCDCLQGFQLTHSLGGGTGSGMGTLLISKIREEYPDRIMNTFSVMPSPKVSDTVVEPYNATLSVHQLVENTDETYCIDNEALYDICFRTLKLTTPTYGDLNHLVSATMSGVTTSLRFPGQLNADLRKLAVNMVPFPRLHFFMPGFAPLTARGSQQYRALTVPELTQQMFDARNMMAACDPRHGRYLTVATVFRGPMSMKEVDEQMLNVQNKNSSYFVEWIPNNVKVAVCDIAPRGLKMAATFIGNSTAIQELFKRISEQFSAMFRRKAFLHWFTGEGMDEMEFTEAESNMNDLVSEYQQYQDATANDGDENFEDDEDEIVESWNAERQFDEPIREHDDNFSATN